The Castor canadensis chromosome 13, mCasCan1.hap1v2, whole genome shotgun sequence genome has a window encoding:
- the Sec61b gene encoding protein transport protein Sec61 subunit beta isoform X1, with amino-acid sequence MPGPTPSGTNVGSSGRSPSKAVAARAAGSTVRQRKNASCGTRSAGRTTSAGTGGMWRFYTEDSPGLKVGPVPVLVMSLLFIASVFMLHIWGKYTRS; translated from the exons ATG CCAGGTCCGACCCCCAGTGGCACTAACGTGGGCTCCTCAGGGCGCTCTCCCAGCAAAGCAGTGGCCGCCCGGGCGGCGGGATCCACTGTCCGGCAGAG GAAAAATGCCAGCTGTGGGACACGGAGTGCAGGCCGCACGACCTCGGCAGGGACTGGGGGAATGTGGCGATTCTACACAGAAGATTCACCAGGGCTCAAAGT TGGCCCCGTTCCAGTATTGGTTATGAGTCTTCTGTTCATCGCTTCTGTATTTATGTTGCACATTTGGGGCAAGTACACGCGTTCGTAG
- the Sec61b gene encoding protein transport protein Sec61 subunit beta isoform X2 gives MARPTPSGTNVGSSGRSPSKAVAARAAGSTVRQRKNASCGTRSAGRTTSAGTGGMWRFYTEDSPGLKVGPVPVLVMSLLFIASVFMLHIWGKYTRS, from the exons ATGGCAC GTCCGACCCCCAGTGGCACTAACGTGGGCTCCTCAGGGCGCTCTCCCAGCAAAGCAGTGGCCGCCCGGGCGGCGGGATCCACTGTCCGGCAGAG GAAAAATGCCAGCTGTGGGACACGGAGTGCAGGCCGCACGACCTCGGCAGGGACTGGGGGAATGTGGCGATTCTACACAGAAGATTCACCAGGGCTCAAAGT TGGCCCCGTTCCAGTATTGGTTATGAGTCTTCTGTTCATCGCTTCTGTATTTATGTTGCACATTTGGGGCAAGTACACGCGTTCGTAG